Within the Candidatus Paceibacterota bacterium genome, the region GACGTTGACGCCGTGGTCATCTCGACGCCCGACCACTGGCATGCGCTGCAGACCATCCACGCCTGTGAGGCGGGGAAGGATGTCTATGTGGAGAAGCCGACCTCACTGCGCGTCGCCGAAGGCCGCGCGATGGTTGCGGCGGTGAAACGCCACGGGCGGGTTTGCCAGTCCGGGCTGCACCGGCGTTCCTCGATCGTGTGCCGCCAGATGGCGGAGTTCGTCCGCGCCGGCGGCCTGGGCAAGGTCACGGGCGTGCGCTGTTTTCACATTCAGAACGAATGGCCCAAGGGCATCGGCAATCCGCCCGACACCCAGCCGCCGCCCGGCCTGGATTGGGAAGCGTGGCTCGGCCCGGCGCCCAAAGTGCCCTACAACCGCAATCGGGGCCTCTACCAGTTTCGTTGGTTCTTCGACTACAGCGGCGGCCAGATCACCAACAACGGCATCCATTACCTCGACCTGATTCAATGGGCCCTGGGGCAGGATGCCCCGCTGGCCGTCACCGCCATGGGCGGCAAATTCGCCGTCAACGACAACCGCGACGTGCCCGACACCATGGAGGCCCTCTGGCATTATCCGGGCGATACGCTGGTGAACTACACCCAGTTCAACGGGAACGGCGCGGGCGCGGCGGCCAAACCCTGCGAGATCGAGTTTCGCGGCACCAAGGGCACCCTTTACTTCCGGGGCAATGGCTGGGAGGTGGTGCCGGAGAACATCACGCCCAACGAGTTTCCCTGCCGCATGCCTAACAACCGCAGCATCGAGCGCGGCTGGCGCACGGGCGAAGCCCCGATGATCGAGGCCAAGAAAGTCACCGGCCGCGGGGATACCGCCGATCACGCCCGCAACTTCCTCGACTGCGTCAGGAGCCGGGCCACCTGCAACTCGGACATGGAAAGTGCCCACCGCAGCACCTGCGCGACGCTCATCGCCAATATCGCCCTGCAGACGAAGGCGCACCTGGAATGGGACGCCCGGGCCGAGAGGTTCACCAACAACCCCGCGGCCAACAAGCTCCTGCGCTACGACTACCGCCCGCCGCTAAAGGCTCCGGCGTGAGGTAACCGAAGTGCGAACGGCTGCATCATGCGTCGGCAGCAAGCAAACTTGGACTGCGGTGGCAGAGCGCAGCGCCGACACCGCTTTGTGGCCCGGGTAACTCCAAACGCGGCGGCACCACTCACGTTATGAATAGCCGATGCTCGCTTGTTATCTCCCTCCTCTGCTGCAGTCTTTCACTCGCATTCGCCGGTGCCGCGGCGCCGCCCAACTTTGTTCTCGTGATGGCCGACGACCAGGGCTGGGGCGACATGGGTTACACCGGCTATCCGGGACTCAAGACGCCCAATTTCGACGCCCTCGCTCGCGAAGGCCTCCGATTCGACAACTTCCACGCGGCCGCGCCCGTCTGCTCTCCGACCCGCGGCAGCGTGATGACTGGCCGCACGCCCAACCGCTTCGGCTGCTTTTCCTGGGGCTGCCCGCTGCGTCCGCAGGAGACCACCATCGCCGAGGCGCTTAAGCCGGCCGGCTATCGCACCGGCCACTTCGGCAAATGGCACCTCGGCTCTGTCCAGAAGAACAGCCCCGTCAACCCAGGCACCAGCGGCTTCGACACCTGGGTCTCGGCGCCCAACTTCTTCGACCTCGATCCCATCCTGAGCGACCAGGGCAAAGCC harbors:
- a CDS encoding Gfo/Idh/MocA family oxidoreductase, which encodes MKPITRREFTRTLAAVGTTAVMSSVRVLGANDRVRLGFIGLGNRGDQVLDAFLKQSDAEVVAICDIYEPYLDFAAQKIGTSLKRFKDYRKVLELKDVDAVVISTPDHWHALQTIHACEAGKDVYVEKPTSLRVAEGRAMVAAVKRHGRVCQSGLHRRSSIVCRQMAEFVRAGGLGKVTGVRCFHIQNEWPKGIGNPPDTQPPPGLDWEAWLGPAPKVPYNRNRGLYQFRWFFDYSGGQITNNGIHYLDLIQWALGQDAPLAVTAMGGKFAVNDNRDVPDTMEALWHYPGDTLVNYTQFNGNGAGAAAKPCEIEFRGTKGTLYFRGNGWEVVPENITPNEFPCRMPNNRSIERGWRTGEAPMIEAKKVTGRGDTADHARNFLDCVRSRATCNSDMESAHRSTCATLIANIALQTKAHLEWDARAERFTNNPAANKLLRYDYRPPLKAPA